GCCGTCGCCGATGGCGATGTCCGGCTCGCCAAGCACGACGATCCGGCCGGCAAAGCCGGTCTCGCGAGCGAGCCCGGAGAGTTTCCCCTCGACGGTCTCGACCAGACTTTCATGCACCCGGATCGCCAGATGCGGCGCATGCCGGGCATGGGCCAGGCATTCGCGCGCCGCTGCGAGCAGTTGCACCAGCGGCTTGTCGGCCAATGCGGCGCCGGCGAGGCTGCGCGCCGTCGCGATCGCAAGCTGCGCTGCCTGGGCCTCGATTTCCGCCAGGCGCTCATCCTGCTGCGCCAGCAACCGCTCGCCATGGCGCACCAGTTGCGCCAGCAGGCTTCCCAGCCGCTGCTCGGACTCATGCCGCGCCTGGTCGAGGCCGCTATGGAAGCCCTCTGCCCTGGCAGCCTCGAGCGCGGCTTCGTCGACCGCCTTGCGGCCATTGCCGCGGAAGTCGGTGTCGAACATGAATTTCTTGGCTGCTGCCATCTCAGTACACCAGCTCGTCTTCGGAATTGCCCTTGGCGATGACGATCTCGCCCTTCTCGGCGAGGTCCTTGGCCAGGGTCACCATCTTCATCTGCGCCTCGTCGACCTCCTTGAGCCGCAGCGGGCCGAGCCCCTGCATATCGTCCTGCAGATTCTTGGAGGCGCGCTGCGACATCGCCCCGAGGAAGAAGGCGCGCATCTCCTCGTTGGCGCCCTTGAGGGCGCGGGCGAGCATGTCCTTGTCGACCTGGCGCATCAGCGTCTGCAGTCCGGCGGAATCGAGTTTTCCGAGGTCCTCGAAGGTGAACATCAGGGCGCGGATGCGCTCGGCCGAGTCCTGGTTGGTCACGTCGAGCGCGGCGAGGAAGCGCACCTCGGTCTGGCGGTCGAAGCCGTTGAAGATCTCCGCCATCATCTCGTGCGGATCGCGCCGGCGCGTCTGCGTCAGCGTCGAGACGAACTCGGTGCGAAGCGTGTTCTCGATATGGTCGAGCGCCTCCTTCTGCACCGATTCCATGCGCAGCATCCGCCCGACCACCTCGATGGAAAGCTCGTTCGGCAGGTTGCGCAGCACATTCGCCGAATGATCGGGCCGGATGCGTGAGAGAATCACCGCGATCGTCTGCGGGTATTCGTTCTTCAGGAAGTTCGCCAGCACGACGGCGTCGATATTGCCGAGCTTTTGCCACATGTTGCGGCCGGCGGGACCGCGGATTTCCTCCATGATCAGTGCGACCTGATCGGTCGGCAGGATCTTCTCGAGCAGCGAGATCGTACGGTCGAATGAGCCGGTGATCGCGCCGGCGCTGGAGAGCCTGCCGACGAAATCGAGCATCAGCTTCTCGACCTGGTCGGAATCGACCGTGCCGAGCTCCGCCATCGCCCGGGTGATGATGCGGATCTCCTCGTCGTCGAACTCCTCCCAGATCGCCCGGCCATGCTCCTCGCCAAGCACGAGCAGGATGACGGCGGCCCGCTGCGGCCCGGTCATGCTCTCGACCGACATCGGTCCGTCGCCATAGCTCGCAGCTTCGCCGTCGGAGCCGGAGCTCTTGCTGCGGGTTGCGATGGAGCGTGTCGCGGCCATGGTTCAGGCTCCCGTCACGCTGGTGCTTTCTCGTGGATCCAGCCGCGCAGCACCGCGACGGAATCCGCCGGGTTCTGTGAGACCATGGCGCCGATCTTTTCGACCGACTGGGCCTTGAGCTGGCCCTTGATCTGCGCGATGGCGAGCATCCGTTCCGATGGTGCCTCGACATCGACTTGGCCGGCGTCTGCGCCGCCAGCCGAGCCCGCTCCGCCGGAGACGGAGGAGAACGTCGCCGGGTCACCGGTGCCCTGGTCGACGACGAGCATGCCGTTGCGCATGAAGCTCGGAAGGGCCCTGGCCTCGCGATCTGGCGCGAGCACCTGCTTGAGCAACGGGCGCACCACCACCATCAGAACGATCAGGATGAGGAGCGCGATCACGCCCATCTCGGCAAAGCGCACGAGGTCCTCCCTGGTGAAGGAGGTGAGCTGCTGCATCAGCGTCTGCTCGGTCAGGTCCGTCGGGGCCTGAGGCGCCTCGGCGAAGCGCAGATTGACGACCTCGACCTGGTCGCCGCGCTGGCGGTCGAAGCCGATCGCGGTCCGCACCAGCTGGCCGATGCGCTCCAGTTCCTCCGGCGACCGCGGCTGATAGTTCGTCTCGTTGCCCTGGCGGCTGTAGACGCCATCGACCAGCACGGCGACGGAGAGCTTGCGGACACGCCCGCCATCCTGCACCTCGGTGCGGGTCGTGCGAGAGATCTCGTAATTGACGACCTCCTCGTTCTTCGAACTGCTGTCGCGCTGCTGGCCCTGCTGCTGGCCCTGGTTCTGCTGCGCGCCCGGCAACTCGTTGCCGACGGTGACGCCCTCGCGCTGCTCGTTGGTGGCGGAGGCCTCCGTCCGGTTCTGGCTCGAGCGGATGACCTTGCTCTCGGGATCGAATGTCTCGGAACGGCTCTCGATCCGGTTCGTATCGAGCGTCGCCGAGACCTGCACGCGGGCGCGACCCGGCCCGACGATGCTGGCGACGATATCGTCGACCTGCGCCTTGATCCGCCGCTCCATCGCTCCCTGGCGCTCGTCCAGCGCCACGCCGACCATGCCCTGCTCGCCTTGCGCACCGTCGGCGAGGAGCCGGCCGCGCTCGTCGACGATCGAGACCCGTTCGGGCTTAAGCCCGTCGACCGCCGAGGAGACGAGGTGGCGGACCGCCCGGACCTGGGCGGCGTCGAGGTCACCGGCGAGCTTGAGCGCGATCGAAGCCCGAGGCGGCTCGCGGTCACGCTCGAACAGGCGCCGCTCGGGAATGACGAGATGGACGCGCGCTGCCTGGACCCGGCTGATCGAGCGGATGGTGCGCGAGAGCTCGCCTTCGAGCGCGCGCAGATGGTTGATGTTCTGGACGAAGCTCGTCGAGGAAAAGGCGTCGCCCTTGTCGAAGATCTCGTAACCGACGCCACCACCCGACGGGATGCCCTTGCCGGCGAGATCGAGCCGCAACCGCGGTACGTCGGCGCGCGGCGCCAGGATCGTTTGCCCATCGCTTCGCAGCTCGTATTTCACACCCCGCGTATCGAGATCCTTGACGATGGCGCTGACGTCCTGGCTCGACAGGTCGGCGAAGAGCACGCCCATCGCCGGCTGCGACATGCGCAGCATCACGAAGGCGAAGAAGCCGATCAGCGCCAGCGTCACCGCCAGCATCGCTGCCAGCCGCGCCGCACCGAATCTCCGGAACTGATCGACTAGCCCGTTCACGCCACGTTTCCGTTGCCCGGTGCCTGCGAAACCAACGCGCAGACACACCACTAGGCAAGTTTTTCCCAGTGCATGGTTAGCACCGGGTTAACAGCGGTTAGGAAACGGGCAATTCGGCCGGAAAGACACACCGCCGCAAACGCGAAAAGGCGCCGGCCGCTCGGCCGACGCCCGATAAACCCGGCGGATCGCCTGCAGGGTTACTGGCGGTAGTGCTGAATACGGGTGGTGCGCAGGCCGGCGAGACCATGCTGGTCGATCGACATCTGCCAACTCAGGAATTCGTCGACCGTCAGCGTGTAGCGCTGGCAGGCCTCCTCCAGGCTGAGAAGGCCACCGCGTACGGCGGCGACGACCTCAGCCTTGCGCCGGATCACCCAGCGACGCGTATTCATCGGCGGCAGGTCGGCAATGGTCAGCGGACTCCCATCGGGTCCGATCACATATTTGACGCGCGGTCGCAGCGGCTCGGTCATGGTAACTCTCACACAACTCAACAGACCTACTGCCCAGGAGCCTAACCCCGACGGGCTTAAATTTTGCCTAAAGCAATCACACAGGCTTTCGGCATGGCTCATGGCGCTTTCCATCCGCGCTTTCCGCCCAACCGGCTGCGGTCGAGCGGCGAGAGTTCACTCATTCGGCGGGCTGGCGCAGGTTCTGATCGCAAAAGCGGTTTCCACCTTTGCCGAACATGCGTCAGGAGCTGCTCTTCACCGATTTGACCTTGTCGAGCGGCACCTTGATCGCTCCGATCAGCAGCGTCGGCACTGCGGTCGAGAAGTCGATGCCGTCGACCTTGCCGGTGATTTCGGTCTTGACCGTGATCGCCGCGCCGGAGACGTCGGTGCCGTCCACCGTGATGGTGTACTCCCCGGCCGGCGCCACCGAACCCGTCGAGGTCTTGCCGTCCCAGCTATAGGTCTGGTCGCCGACGACGAGTGTCTTGCTGCCGCTGTAGACCACCTTGCCGCTGGCATCCTTGATCGTGACGGTGCCGGTGCCGCCTTTGGAGGCATTGAGCTTCCACTCCGCCTTGCCGTCCTTGAGCTGTGTCGCCGCTCCGTCCGCCGTGACTGTCTGGCCTACGAAGCCGATCGCGCTCGCGCCCGTCGTCGCCTTGCTGACGCCGAGCAGCGCGCTCAGCGTCTCGTTCTGCTTGAGCTGCTGCTCGACACCGGCGAACTGCACCAGCTGCTGGGTGAACTGGTTGGTGTCGAGCGGGTCGAGCGGGTTCTGGTTCTTGAGCTGTGTCGTCAGCAGGCTGAGGAACTGGTCGAAATTATTGGCGATCGACGTGCCGCTGCCGGTCGCGGTGTTGTTCTGCGCCGCCGCGATCTGCTGGGGGCTCCAGGTGCCAGTGTTGGAAACGGCCATTGCCCGTCCCTCCTTCAGATGCTGAGATCGACGCCGCCGAGGCGGCCGCCGGTTCGCGGCAATGTCGCCGCTTTGGTGATGAGTGCACTATCATCTGTGGCCTGGACCCAGGCGCGGCGGCCGCGCGGCGTCTCGTCATCCTGCCGCTGCTGGCGCGCACCCGCCTGCTGGTCGCTGGAATCGCGCAGGCTCATGTCGATGCCGCCTTCCGACGGCTTCAGGCCGGCCTGCTCGAAGGCGCGCTCGAGCGTGCGTGCATCGCGTTGAAGCATATGCAGCGTCTCGACCCGGTCGACCGTCAGCTTGGCGCTGACCTCGCCCTTGTCGGAGATTTCCAGAGTGACATCGATGCGCCCGAGCTCGGCCGGATCGAGCCTTATGTCGAAACGCTTGTTGCCGGCGAGCGCCCGGGCGCCGATCTCGACCGGCACGACGTGGAGCGGCGTCGCCCGGCCCGTCTCGCCAGAGACCAGCTTGTGGGCGGCCTCAGCCTGGGCATGGGCCGTCGCCTGCGAGGCAGCGTCGAGCTCGGTCAACGGTGCCTGCGGCGCGGTCAGGGTCTGCGGCCCGACCGCGAGGAGGGCCTGCGGGTTCAAGGGCGCACTGGCTGGCTGCGGGCTGGCGGCCGGTGCGGCATCATCCGCGGTGCTGGCTTGCGCGGGCTGGCTCGTCGCGATCGCCTCGGCCGGCTTGATCTCGCCACCTCCGGTGGCTGCCGTCGCCTTGCCTGTCTCGACCGCTTCCTTCGGAACCGCCGGGCCGTCGACCGTCTTGGCATCACCTTGCTGCGGCGCCGCGCCGGATGGCGCTTCGCCTTTGGTCTTGCCCCCTACGGCCGGGGGGCTGTGCCGGCACGCCGGCCTTGACGCCAGCCACGGCGGCTTCGCCACCCGCACCGGCCTGACCGTCAACCTTCAGCAACGCCGCCGGGACCGGCAGGACGACGCTGGTCGCAGCCGGCTCTCCGTGTGCCCCCGCCTCGCTGGTCGCCGCGACCGCCTGCCCTTCCGGCTTGCTCTCCGGCGTGGCAGCACCATCCGGCTTGGCCTGTTCGCCGCCCTGGAGCGTCAGCGCCGCCAGCGCCAGAAACTCGGCCGCGACGGTGGGAACCGGCGCTGGCTGTGGCACAACGACGGGAGCGGCCTGTTCCTCAAGCGTGTTCTTGCCGACGACGGGCAACCCGTCGAGCGCGGCCGGCGCGGCTTTCTGTTCTTCACTTGCCTTGCCACCGGCTGGTTTGTCACCAGCAGCCGTCTCAGCCTTCTTGCCATCGGCAGCCGTGGCGTCCTTCGTCGATGTCTCGTCGGTTGCAGGCTCCGTCTTCGCCTTGTCGGGCCGGTCGATCGCGCCTGCCGACTTCCGGTCCTTGCCGGCCTCATCGGCACGAGCGGACGACCTGGTCTCGGCGTTGGCCTCCTTGCGGACGCCCTCATCGGACCTCAAGGGCTCGCGCAGCTCCGCGCTATCGCGTGAATTGCGGTCGTCCTCGACGCGCGGACGCGGCCGCTCCACCGGCTCCGGCGGCAGGGCGAAGGCCTGCTCGGGCTCGCTCCGCTCGGGGCTGCGGCGGCTCGGAGGCGTAATCTCAGGCAGCGCGGACGAACGCGAGACCGGCGCGGCGGACATGGGATACTCTCCGGAACAGAACCGTGACGACGTGGCCGCCATGTCCGGAGCAAGAGGTGAGCCAACCGGAAAACCAAACCGTTTCAGTAGCTTGGCTGAATCGCACCCTGCCCTGACCCGGCAGGAATCGCTTCCTCGGGTTACCTGGCCCGGCAGGAATTGCCGGCCTTGTGCTGGCCCGCATCTGTCAAAACCGCTATAGAGCGCCCAAATCCTCGGACGCTTCACGTCCGAACCCGCCCGGAATTCCGATGACCGCTTCGCTCAACTCGCTCGACATCGCCAAGCCGCCTGCGGCGACGCGCGTCGTCGCGGCCATGTCGGGCGGTGTCGATTCCTCGGTCGTCGCAGCGCTGCTGAAGCGCCAGGGCTACGACGTCGTCGGCGTCACGCTGCAGCTCTACGACCATGGCGCCGCTGTGCACCGCGCCGGGGCCTGCTGCGCCGGCCAGGACATTCACGATGCCCGCCGCGTCGCCGAGGCGATCGGCATCCCCCATTACGTGCTCGACTATGAGAGCCGCTTCCGCGACGCGGTGATCGAGCGCTTTGCCGAGAGCTATCTTGCCGGCGAGACGCCGATCCCCTGCGTCGAGTGCAATCGCACCGTGAAGTTCCGCGACCTGCTCGGCCTCGCCCGCGAGCTCGGAGCCGATGCGCTCGCCACCGGCCACTATGTCGCCAGCAGCGACCTCGGCAACGGCCATCGCGGCCTGTTCCGCGCCGCCGATGAGAGCCGTGACCAGAGCTATTTCCTCTATGCGACGACGCAGGAGCAGCTCGATTTGCTGCGCTTCCCGCTCGGCGGGCTCGACAAGGCCCAGACCCGGATGCTCGCCGCCGAGTTCGGCCTCGCCATCGCCGACAAGCCCGACAGCCAGGACATCTGCTTCGTGCCGAACGGCCGCTATGCCGAGGTGATCGAGCGGCTGAAGCCTGGCGCCGCCCGCCCCGGCGCCATCGTCCATCTCGACGGCCGCGTGCTCGGCGAGCACGAGGGCGTGCTGCGCTACACGGTCGGCCAGCGCAAGGGTCTCGGCATCAGCGGCGCCGAGCCGCTCTATGTCGTCGCGCTCGACGCCGCGAACGCCCGCGTCATCGTCGGCCCGCGCGAGGCGCTGAGCGTCAGCCGCGTCGACCTGCGCGACCTGAACTGGCTCAGCGATATTCCGCTCGCCGAGCTGCCGTCCGGTGGCATCGAGGTCGCGGTTCGTGTCCGCTCGACCCGCGCTCCGCGCGAGGCCCGCCTGCTCGCCGACGACAAAGGGGTCCATGTCCTGCTCGCGCAGGGCGAGGAGGGCGTCTCGCCCGGCCAGGCCTGCGTGATCTACGACCATGCCGGCAGCGGAGCCCGCGTGCTCGGCGGCGGCGTCATCATGGCCAACCGGGCCCCGCGCCCGGCGCCACAGCCCGAGCCTGCCTACGCCATCACATGACGACGACGAACGGTCTCGACGCGCAAAGGCGCGTCTACGCGGTCTGGGCGAAATTCTACGACCGGGTCTATCAGGGCCTGCTCGCCCGCGCCCAGCGCGAGGCGGTGGCCGCGGCCTGCGCCAGCGGCCGTGACATCCTCGAGATCGGCGTCGGCACCGGCCTGACCCTGCCCTATTTCGAGCGCGACAAGCAGGTCGTCGGCGCCGACCTCTCGCTCGACATGCTGCGCATGGCGCGAGCCAAGGTGCTGAGCCAGAAGCTCGACCATGTCCGCGGCCTGATGGTGATGGACGCCTGCCGGCTCGGCTTCGCCGACAACTCCTTCGACGCGGTCACCGCCCAGTTCGTCATCACTTTGGTCCCCGATCCCGAGCAGGCGCTGGCCGAGATGGACCGGGTGCTGCGCCCGGGCGGCGAGATCGTCATCTCCAGCCGCCTCGTCGACGATGGCGGCTTTGCCGCGCCGTTCTGGAAGCTGGTCGCGCCGCTGGCGAAGGCGATCGGCTGGAGCAGCGACTTCAAGGTCTCGCGCCTGACCGACTGGGCCGCGCGAACCGGCCGCTACGAGACTGTCCATGTCGGCCAGGGCTATTTCAAGGTGGTCAGGCTGCGGAAGCTCAGCTGACCGGCGCCATCAAGGCTTGACGCCGACACCCGCCGCCCCCTATATCCGCGCCGTCGCGATTGACCGCCGTCCACGGCGCGTCGCCATCGGGGCGGGGTAGCTCAGCTGGTTAGAGCAGCGGAATCATAATCCGCGTGTCGGGGGTTCGAGTCCCTCTCCCGCTACCAAAATATCTTTCATCGACATTCGATGACGACCGTAACCGGCTCCAAAAGGGCTGGTTTGTTTTGTTTCCGGTTCGTCGGCGGCCGTCGACTGTCACGCCGTTTGTTGGCCTTCCTGGTGGCCTCAGGGGAAGGCCAGCAGGTCCGAGGCCAACAATGCCCCTGACCGTGATTCCTAAGCTCGGCATTCTCATTCTAAGGCTGCCTCAGGCGGATTGCCGCGACGTCCATCGACCCCGGATTGGAGAGGGGCCGGCAATGATGTAAGCATATTGCGAAAGGTTGTGCGGCGCGGCCGCCCGTCCGGCGGATAGGGTCGCCTCCGAGTTCGAGGGAGAACCTTCGATGCTGCGTTGGACCTTGATGGCCTCGTTGATGTTTGCGGCCCTGCCTCATCCGGCCAAAGCGGTCGGCGATCCCGCCGCAGGTGAGAAGGTTTTCCTGAAGTGCCGCGCCTGCCACCAGATCGGAGAGACGGCCAAGAACGCCGTCGGGCCGAAACTGAATGGCCTTCTCGGTCGGCCGGCGGGATCGATCGAGGGCTACAGCTATTCGCCCGCCAACAAGAATTCCGGCATCACCTGGGATGAGCCCACGTTCCGGGATTACATCAAGGCGCCACAGGTGAAGATCCCGAGCACCAAGATGGTGTTTCCAGGTCTCAAGTCGGACCAGGAGATCGACGACATCGTCGCCTTCCTCAAGCAATTTGACGCGGACGGAAAGAAAAAATAGCCGGATCGGCGCTTGAATTCGGCCGCAGCCGCGTCGGGCTGCGATGTGGGTTCGATTGACAACCACCGCGAGCAGGACGACAACATCAGGTGACTATGGGCTGGAGGCTTGAATGTCCTGCAGTCCGGCTGAGAGTTTGTGCGTCAGATGCGACGCGTGGTCGTCCAGGCGAACCAAAGGTTCGGCGATGGCGAACAGGAAGCAAAGCTTGCAGCCCGACGGTGCGCTCGTCCGAGCCCGCGCCCAGCGGCAGTCATGTGCCGCCTCCGATCTTGTTGATCTCGATCGTTTTAAGCAATGGGCCCGCTTGGTTTCGGGCCCCAACCCCGTTTTCATATCGAAAATGAGCTCGTTTACGTAGCGCCGTGGCGCGTTACCTGTGCCGCGGCATTGCCTGGTTCCTGTTCATGCCGCCCTCGGCAAGGATGAAAAAGGAATGGGTATCGCGGTCGTCTTGGCTCTGGTCGTGATCGGCTCGGTGGTGTTCCACTTCCTGAGCCCGTGGTGGTGGACGCCGATCGCCTCCAACTGGGGCTATATCGACGACACTATCATCATCACGTTCTGGATCACCGGCGTCGTCTTCGCTGCCGTCGTCCTGTTCATGGCCTATTGCGTCCTCCGGTTTCGCCATCGCGAGGGCAACCGCGCGGCCTACGAGCCGGAGAACAAGCGGCTCGAATGGTGGCTCGC
This sequence is a window from Bosea vestrisii. Protein-coding genes within it:
- a CDS encoding DUF1153 domain-containing protein, which translates into the protein MTEPLRPRVKYVIGPDGSPLTIADLPPMNTRRWVIRRKAEVVAAVRGGLLSLEEACQRYTLTVDEFLSWQMSIDQHGLAGLRTTRIQHYRQ
- the fliG gene encoding flagellar motor switch protein FliG, with the protein product MSVESMTGPQRAAVILLVLGEEHGRAIWEEFDDEEIRIITRAMAELGTVDSDQVEKLMLDFVGRLSSAGAITGSFDRTISLLEKILPTDQVALIMEEIRGPAGRNMWQKLGNIDAVVLANFLKNEYPQTIAVILSRIRPDHSANVLRNLPNELSIEVVGRMLRMESVQKEALDHIENTLRTEFVSTLTQTRRRDPHEMMAEIFNGFDRQTEVRFLAALDVTNQDSAERIRALMFTFEDLGKLDSAGLQTLMRQVDKDMLARALKGANEEMRAFFLGAMSQRASKNLQDDMQGLGPLRLKEVDEAQMKMVTLAKDLAEKGEIVIAKGNSEDELVY
- a CDS encoding FliH/SctL family protein, producing the protein MAAAKKFMFDTDFRGNGRKAVDEAALEAARAEGFHSGLDQARHESEQRLGSLLAQLVRHGERLLAQQDERLAEIEAQAAQLAIATARSLAGAALADKPLVQLLAAARECLAHARHAPHLAIRVHESLVETVEGKLSGLARETGFAGRIVVLGEPDIAIGDGRLEWADGGIAIERAELDEAVDRAVKAVFGPEAG
- the mnmA gene encoding tRNA 2-thiouridine(34) synthase MnmA, producing MTASLNSLDIAKPPAATRVVAAMSGGVDSSVVAALLKRQGYDVVGVTLQLYDHGAAVHRAGACCAGQDIHDARRVAEAIGIPHYVLDYESRFRDAVIERFAESYLAGETPIPCVECNRTVKFRDLLGLARELGADALATGHYVASSDLGNGHRGLFRAADESRDQSYFLYATTQEQLDLLRFPLGGLDKAQTRMLAAEFGLAIADKPDSQDICFVPNGRYAEVIERLKPGAARPGAIVHLDGRVLGEHEGVLRYTVGQRKGLGISGAEPLYVVALDAANARVIVGPREALSVSRVDLRDLNWLSDIPLAELPSGGIEVAVRVRSTRAPREARLLADDKGVHVLLAQGEEGVSPGQACVIYDHAGSGARVLGGGVIMANRAPRPAPQPEPAYAIT
- a CDS encoding c-type cytochrome, coding for MLRWTLMASLMFAALPHPAKAVGDPAAGEKVFLKCRACHQIGETAKNAVGPKLNGLLGRPAGSIEGYSYSPANKNSGITWDEPTFRDYIKAPQVKIPSTKMVFPGLKSDQEIDDIVAFLKQFDADGKKK
- the fliF gene encoding flagellar basal-body MS-ring/collar protein FliF, producing the protein MNGLVDQFRRFGAARLAAMLAVTLALIGFFAFVMLRMSQPAMGVLFADLSSQDVSAIVKDLDTRGVKYELRSDGQTILAPRADVPRLRLDLAGKGIPSGGGVGYEIFDKGDAFSSTSFVQNINHLRALEGELSRTIRSISRVQAARVHLVIPERRLFERDREPPRASIALKLAGDLDAAQVRAVRHLVSSAVDGLKPERVSIVDERGRLLADGAQGEQGMVGVALDERQGAMERRIKAQVDDIVASIVGPGRARVQVSATLDTNRIESRSETFDPESKVIRSSQNRTEASATNEQREGVTVGNELPGAQQNQGQQQGQQRDSSSKNEEVVNYEISRTTRTEVQDGGRVRKLSVAVLVDGVYSRQGNETNYQPRSPEELERIGQLVRTAIGFDRQRGDQVEVVNLRFAEAPQAPTDLTEQTLMQQLTSFTREDLVRFAEMGVIALLILIVLMVVVRPLLKQVLAPDREARALPSFMRNGMLVVDQGTGDPATFSSVSGGAGSAGGADAGQVDVEAPSERMLAIAQIKGQLKAQSVEKIGAMVSQNPADSVAVLRGWIHEKAPA
- a CDS encoding flagellar hook assembly protein FlgD, with product MAVSNTGTWSPQQIAAAQNNTATGSGTSIANNFDQFLSLLTTQLKNQNPLDPLDTNQFTQQLVQFAGVEQQLKQNETLSALLGVSKATTGASAIGFVGQTVTADGAATQLKDGKAEWKLNASKGGTGTVTIKDASGKVVYSGSKTLVVGDQTYSWDGKTSTGSVAPAGEYTITVDGTDVSGAAITVKTEITGKVDGIDFSTAVPTLLIGAIKVPLDKVKSVKSSS
- a CDS encoding class I SAM-dependent methyltransferase, encoding MTTTNGLDAQRRVYAVWAKFYDRVYQGLLARAQREAVAAACASGRDILEIGVGTGLTLPYFERDKQVVGADLSLDMLRMARAKVLSQKLDHVRGLMVMDACRLGFADNSFDAVTAQFVITLVPDPEQALAEMDRVLRPGGEIVISSRLVDDGGFAAPFWKLVAPLAKAIGWSSDFKVSRLTDWAARTGRYETVHVGQGYFKVVRLRKLS
- a CDS encoding flagellar hook-length control protein FliK; the protein is MRVAKPPWLASRPACRHSPPAVGGKTKGEAPSGAAPQQGDAKTVDGPAVPKEAVETGKATAATGGGEIKPAEAIATSQPAQASTADDAAPAASPQPASAPLNPQALLAVGPQTLTAPQAPLTELDAASQATAHAQAEAAHKLVSGETGRATPLHVVPVEIGARALAGNKRFDIRLDPAELGRIDVTLEISDKGEVSAKLTVDRVETLHMLQRDARTLERAFEQAGLKPSEGGIDMSLRDSSDQQAGARQQRQDDETPRGRRAWVQATDDSALITKAATLPRTGGRLGGVDLSI